The genomic interval GAACTCTTGATACCTGACGGGGATGACCTTCCTGACAGGGCAGTTTGTAAATGGTCTTCAGAGGCTTCAGGATCTCAGTTCCACCTAAATTAGCCTTCACCTTCTTTAGACGCTCCAGGGACTCTGACATGGTCTGCTGCGAGTACTCTACACTCTGCCTGCAAGGGTAAAGAATGTAGAGATCCTGGTTTCCTTGATCAAATCTCTGACCTCCATCTTGTTCCTTCCCCTGCTGGTCACACTCAGCCACACCAACCCAGACTATTCCAACACATTCCCAATTCCAAgatgcctgttgatttatggtcaCCCCATggatctcatagggttttcttaggcaaggaatcctcaagatgtggttttgtcagttcctttaactgaaatacagcctacagcatctggtatttgttggtgatctcccaccctgcctaacttccaagatcaaatgggatctggtgtctttcaGGTATTTTAGGCCCTGTGTAATCACCAATCATCAGACAACACAAGCCATCAATTTACTCTCCCAAATTTTATTCACCTCATAATCCAATCCCTCATGCACTCAGATTCACATGTTTTATCTTGTCAATACCCCAGTGATAAGTGCAAATGGAACAAAAGTGTGGAAAGCAGAGATGAGGAAAGAAAAACCAGTGGGGTAATGTCAGGGAAGAACATATGTAGTGGCCTAGGCTATATTGCCTTGCATAATGAAGAGGTCTaagacagaggcctgttacagacagccaaaataaagctgcttcgagtcacagtggaggtatggtgtttcaatgaaaAAAATGCATGAGTCGTAAGAGtacagaagtcgcaccaaagccacgctccagccctaagaactggagcgtggctttggtgcggcttctggattcttaggacgcatgcatcattgaaacaccatacctccactgtgactcgaagcagctttattttggctgtctgtaacaggccagagaaatGAAACACAGGTAGAGGCAAGACCCTTCCTGGGCTATTCAACTGAAAACTTTTTCAAGTTTCTTTTCAGTATCTTGGATAAGCCTTTCAATgttttttcatattcattttgTCAAAGTTCTGTTTGTGTCAtggtcttcccctccttcccctgtTAGTATAAAGAGGTAACAGAGAGAGCAGGGAGCTAGAGAAACAAGGAACCAAGATGGCTGATAGGATACCTCTGACATTCTGATACTCACGGGTAGAAGGATTCATAATCAGTTCCAAAGCCATAGATGTTGAAGTAACACCCCAGTGGGAGACTCTTCAGCAGAAGAAGCAAAGTTTCCTGAGATGGAGAAGAAACAACCACCTTTAACAGTGCCGTTTATTATTACATGTCCTAGCAACATTACAGGCCCCCAGTTTCCAACCCATCTTTTCCCACAGATTATTTCCTGGGAATTTGACTACCTAAAGTACAGGACAGAAGTTGGCTGTCTCAGCAACTGAGTCACGCTTTAGCATTGGTAATgatatggtttttgtttttaccaCACCTAATGGCAGCAAGAGTGACTTGAGCAGGACTCtactaatcatagaatcatagagttggaagagacctcaagggccatccagcccaacccctgccatgcaggaactctagatcaaagcatcccgacagatggccatccagcctctgtttaaagacctccaaggaaggagtcattCAGGAATCACCCAGTATCCACTGCTTAAGGCAGTTGCTTCAGCTTGCCTAACTGTAGGGCTTATGCCAGACTGAATTTCCTCTGTCTCTGCAGGCCTGAGCCAACAGAGATGGGCAGTGTGACTGGTAAACCATATGCTGCTCAAACCTCTTTTTGGTGTCCCGAATCCTCCAGGATACCTCCAAAACCCCTCCCTTCAATTTGAAACTATATACTGTATCGTAAAGATCCCAAAATGTGACAGTCTGGTTTGATTTACACCCCAGAATCCTCTCAAATTgagaaaaaacagcaaataaaggGGCAAAATTTGATTAAAACTGAGAACAGCATTCTAAGAACTGTGTTGGTGGGCCATGTTGGCGGCACAGAAGCAAAAACtggaagttgcccatccctgaggtATAACAAGGCAACAGCCCCAGGTAGCAATGATTAAAGTATGCCAACAAGTTGCTGGAGGAGAGAGCTGTGTGTGCTTATGCAGCTTGTCTTGTTAAGCAAAATTGTTTTCCTCACGTGTTGTACAAAAAACTATCCCATTTGTTGTTAAGTTGTAAGAGTCAATTGCCACTCTGCTAGGCTTCTATGACTAGAATAAGGGGCATCTTGCCCTTTGCCTCAGATATGTCTTGGGCCTTCCATATTCCTCTGTATACTCGTGCTTGTTCCATAACCCTTCCTTTTCCAAAGGCGCTGACCCATTCtattcatgcatgcatgcattcacAGAGCACCTTAGCACTCTGGATGCGTGATCGTGGTGAATAAGTGTTGCAGTCCATGCTGCCAGAGCGATCCAGCAAGAAGATAAATTCTCCAGCATCATTCGGGATAGGTTTTGGAGCAGGAAGACTGGGATACAAGGTAAGTAGAAGCACTGGGTCTCCCATCAGCGAGCCTGGGGGTTGCAAGAGGAAGAGATCCAACTGGCATTTTTACCCACAATTACAACATTCTACTTCTCAGCAGCCCTTGTATTTTGCTCCCGCCCCCATTCCCAAGCTTGCTCACCAGGGTCAGCTCCAGGCTTTCCTGCTTCTACAAGGGCACTGGGTTTATGAACATCATTGTAATAAATCAGCAGCTCCACATCTTGATTGAATTTGTGCCCTTCAGCCAAGGAGACCTTTGGGAGcagagaataaaaagaaaaaaggcaatgTTGAGTTCTGGGTTACATTTCTGTTTCCCAGAGGTATTTAAGCCCAACTTGTTAGTTTGTGGAAAACTGAATTAGCTCATTTCTATATTCTGCACTCCAAGAACATTGTTAATATAACAAAATGGAAATACAtgaattttaaacaatgaaatCTAAATTTGAGCAGATATGGAGGCAACTAATCTTTGGATGTATTCCTCATACACTCTTGACTTACTGCCAAGTAACCTCTACTGAGGGTGATAACTCTTTCCCATCTGTGAATTGGATCAGATGTAGCCATTCCACAAAGATATTCACATGTAATAGTGCATCTACACAAGTTTTCATATCAATCTCAACATGCTGGTTGTATCCCTGAAAAAGTATAGTATAGGTATTGTCCATTATTCTACACATCCTACAACCTGTATTCTTTTGAATTTCCCAGCTGATAAAGTGTGAAAGCAGAGAGGTCACTTGACCCTTATGGTCCTCTCCTCAGAAAGCACCAATGTCCGGCAGCTTCCCAAGTTTTCAACACATAGTACAGCTGGAGAAGTGAAGAGATATGGGGCAACTAAAACAGGGAGCAAAATTAAAAAGAGTactgttgcattctgagattttttaaattaaagatacAGGGGAATCATGGGCAGAGCGAGAATGTGCAAACAGCTTCCAGAAGATGAAAGATagggcaaaggaaagcaatgctaaaccataaaatacaggttgagtatcccttatctgaaattccaaaatacttcaaaatccaaaactgtccacatgaggGGCTGAGATAGTGATTCCTTTGCTTTTGGTGGTTCagtatatacaaactttgtttcatccacataaaacaacctgctctcttgatccctgcccctcgtggttagcggcccaggggggaccggtagtaaccactttgttacgccggattatcaacacctctctcagggatgggcgatttccatcggatcttaaattggccattgtaagaccgatcctaaaaaagccctcccttgaccccctggtacataataattatcggcctgtttccctgctaccatttttggggaaggtgatcgagagggcggttgcgctccagcttcagtcggccttggatgaaacggattatctggatccatttcaaactggcttccgggcgggtcacggggttgagacggccatggtcgccttggtcgatgatctccgtctgagtgctgaccggggaagcgtgtccctgttggtgctcttggacatctcagcggctttcgataccatagaccatggtatccttctgggacgcctggctgaggtgggaatcgggggcactgtgctccagtggttccggtcctacctctctgggaggtcccagatggtgcagctgggggacgtgtgctccgacgagaggccccttaaaaccggggtccctcaaggagccattctgtctcccatgctatttaacatttacatgaaaccgctgggagagatcatccggagacatggggcgcggggttatcagtacgctgatgacacccagattattttctctatgtctccgactggtgcagtgaccggggatggcgtctctcctctcgaggcctgtctggggtcagtaatggactggatgaggaaaaaccgactcaagctgaatccagagaaaacggaggtactagtgataggttcccccggtccaggaatggctgtggttccacctgtcctaaacggggtcacgctccctgcgaaggactctgtgcgcagtctgggagtgcttcttgattcgtcgcttcatctgactgctcaggtgaatgcgacggtcaagagcacctgttaccagcttcggctgattcgccagctgcgcccatatctggaccggagggacctagaaactgtggtacatgctctggtaacttcgagattggacttctgcaatgcactctacatggggcaacccttataccaaactcggaagcttcaaatggtacagaatatggcagcccggctggtcactggtgcgtccaggaccagccatataacacctgtacttaaagatcttcactggctgcccgttcgcttccgagctcaatataaggtgttggttatcacctataaagccctaaatggcttgggcccaggattcctaaaggaccgcctctccccatacaatccgcctcgcaccctcagaacgtctgggcagcaattgctgaaggtgcctggggccaagcatgcttctacgtctagaagggctttttctatagctgccccagccctttggaacacgctgcccactgagctccgctcatctaccaccctggcccaatttaggaaggatcttaagaccttcctatttaagcaggcattccccgattaagatcctgtgggcctcccctcctcttccgtggccatgaggacgggcgacggggcttttattcctgcttttacTTTTATTGTATGGTGTTtgttgtttactgtttttaactgtatttgtgtgcattcgttgcacttttgttagccgccctgatctttctggaagggcgggataaaaataaagattttattatttattattattataaattttatacacaaaaatattgtacactggtaccccgggttacgaaattaattcgttccgccgccgctttcgtaacccgggatacttcgtaagccgaatagcccataggcgctaatggggaaaaagccgcggctctgccgcggctccattgaaaatagtgccgaggttttttcgtaacccgaaaaaaccttcgtaagccgaaacaataaatccctatgggattttttcgtatcccgaaaatttcgtaacctgggtatttcgtaacccgagggaccagagtatataaaattacataatatttcaagctatgtgtataaagtgtatacgaaacataaataaatttcatgtttagacttgggttccatctccaagatctcattttgtatgtgcaaatattcaaaaatccaaataaataaataaataaataaatctgaaacccccaaaacacttcaggtcccaagcattttagataaaggagattcaacctgtaactCCATTCAGGGATACATGATATAAATCAAGGAAAGCAAGAACTCCAGAAAGGAGGCATCCAACATCCCTTCAACAGTCTCATCCCATTTTGTTTTACAGGGCCTTTTGCTGCATTAGTTCCACTTCAAAGACTACCCATTCAGAAATGTTACATGGCAATACCATATCATTTCATGAAGGCGGAAAGCTCATCCAGGTTGGCAAAAACAAAAGGCCTCTATTCATActgaaaacaagcaaaacaatACTAGGATTAAGCTAGATCCTTTCCACTCTCCAAATGCTCATTTTTAAAGGCATAGTAGAACATAGTAGAACATGAAGAGTGAAAATAGCACTCTTCAAAGCTCGAAAACTGGTGCTGTCTAAAACTGTGCAGCCATGATTTAGATCTCCACCAACAGTAAAGACCTGTGATTAAGTGAGTAGGGATTTTATAGCACAGCAAGGAGAAAAACAACATTCCTCTGTTCAGATATACAGTAGTTGCCAATTCCATTTCCTAAGTAGCCTTACCTGGGCAGCGGTATGGTCTTCTGTTATGTAGCGCAGGGGATCAAGAGTGCATTTTGACTCTATGCGGTTGATGCCATAGGAGGACTTCATAGTGGCGctgaggctgagtgtgtatgGAAGCTGACCCTCGGGCACTCGTGGTATACATGTAGTGACACTTTTATTTTCTGAGCCTGCAGAAAGAGCCATGggtaaaaatgctgttttatagGACAATGTGGGCAAACCAACTCATTTACACAAAAATCAACGTAAGTCCATGTGGAAGCAGAACCACCATGAAGCAGATATAGGGCTAAATATCTGATTGGAAcagtgggtgttttttttaatttctttccccaGTGGGGCTTGTCCATGGTGGATAATGGAGGTACAAATACCTAGTTATTAAGAGGTAAGGCAGAATGGTGCCTGCTTCAGCTGGCTCAGTAGCATTGAGGTATACACACCAGCATTGTAACAAGATGGGTATGACAGCAAACTGCCTTTGTGAAGGGATCTTTAGGCCAGTTTTGTGTATTAGGTGGCAAGCTCTTACAATGAGGTACATAACGGGGGTTGAGAACAGCAGGCAGGACAAAGCGGATGGCCCCATCAGGCTCTGGAGCTAACGCCTGGACATAGTGCAGCTTCAGTGTGGCCTCCCCATCAGAAGGAAGGTTCCCAAGTACACAGGTAAAGACATCACtggcattttcttctctttcaagCAGGAAAGCCTCACGGCCTTCAATCAGGGCATCCTCATACTCCTCCTGTGCCTGTAATGGAGAATAGAGAATTAGTTATAAAGCAGGCAAGGAGAAGCTTAAAAATAATATGGAAGACTCTCTTCCATTAACTGATTGTATTTTGGCACACCTTTTCCTTTTTTCGTATTTGGGCCTCAATCCGTGTCCCCCCAATCAAGCCCTCAAAGGCATATACAGCAGCCTCTTCAGCCATGGGGAAGACAAATTTGACCTCCACTGGGTTCTCCTCCTCATTTTGGT from Sceloporus undulatus isolate JIND9_A2432 ecotype Alabama chromosome 6, SceUnd_v1.1, whole genome shotgun sequence carries:
- the LOC121933094 gene encoding von Willebrand factor A domain-containing protein 5A-like isoform X5 — encoded protein: MVAYGLLTGSQDPVALRSISVDVVVQGFVADVVSELRYQNEEENPVEVKFVFPMAEEAAVYAFEGLIGGTRIEAQIRKKEKAQEEYEDALIEGREAFLLEREENASDVFTCVLGNLPSDGEATLKLHYVQALAPEPDGAIRFVLPAVLNPRYVPHCSENKSVTTCIPRVPEGQLPYTLSLSATMKSSYGINRIESKCTLDPLRYITEDHTAAQVSLAEGHKFNQDVELLIYYNDVHKPSALVEAGKPGADPGSLMGDPVLLLTLYPSLPAPKPIPNDAGEFIFLLDRSGSMDCNTYSPRSRIQSAKETLLLLLKSLPLGCYFNIYGFGTDYESFYPQSVEYSQQTMSESLERLKKVKANLGGTEILKPLKTIYKLPCQEGHPRQLFVFTDGEVGNTEQVIAEVSRHRSSHRCFTFGIGQGASTSLINGMARAAGGSAEFITEKERMQTKALQSLKKALQPAVTGFSWNWDLPAGLEAVLVGSGPQVIFPGHRCLIYAQIHGQNQSSGSTEGSVVLQYTFQDETLEETMKFSLQVQESDRLPIHRLAAHALLQELEGAAEKDEEKKCLALETSLSSGVVCAQTAFVGVNIERGIPIQEPLLQREVPLEWCYPSKPRLFAKRTKRAAIATEHYSEDDPHAIGFPSSVLWWSVVTQSLVYTVKW
- the LOC121933094 gene encoding von Willebrand factor A domain-containing protein 5A-like isoform X6 translates to MVAYGLLTGSQDPVALRSISVDVVVQGFVADVVSELRYQNEEENPVEVKFVFPMAEEAAVYAFEGLIGGTRIEAQIRKKEKAQEEYEDALIEGREAFLLEREENASDVFTCVLGNLPSDGEATLKLHYVQALAPEPDGAIRFVLPAVLNPRYVPHCSENKSVTTCIPRVPEGQLPYTLSLSATMKSSYGINRIESKCTLDPLRYITEDHTAAQVSLAEGHKFNQDVELLIYYNDVHKPSALVEAGKPGADPGSLMGDPVLLLTLYPSLPAPKPIPNDAGEFIFLLDRSGSMDCNTYSPRSRIQSAKETLLLLLKSLPLGCYFNIYGFGTDYESFYPQSVEYSQQTMSESLERLKKVKANLGGTEILKPLKTIYKLPCQEGHPRQLFVFTDGEVGNTEQVIAEVSRHRSSHRCFTFGIGQGASTSLINGMARAAGGSAEFITEKERMQTKALQSLKKALQPAVTGFSWNWDLPAGLEAVLVGSGPQVIFPGHRCLIYAQIHGQNQSSGSTEGSVVLQYTFQDETLEETMKFSLQVQESDRLPIHRLAAHALLQELEGAAEKDEEKKCLALETSLSSGVVCAQTAFVGVNIERGIPIQEPLLQREVPLEWCYPSKPRLFAKRTKRAAIATEHYSEDDPHAIGFPSSVN
- the LOC121933094 gene encoding von Willebrand factor A domain-containing protein 5A-like isoform X7, which translates into the protein MVAYGLLTGSQDPVALRSISVDVVVQGFVADVVSELRYQNEEENPVEVKFVFPMAEEAAVYAFEGLIGGTRIEAQIRKKEKAQEEYEDALIEGREAFLLEREENASDVFTCVLGNLPSDGEATLKLHYVQALAPEPDGAIRFVLPAVLNPRYVPHCSENKSVTTCIPRVPEGQLPYTLSLSATMKSSYGINRIESKCTLDPLRYITEDHTAAQVSLAEGHKFNQDVELLIYYNDVHKPSALVEAGKPGADPGSLMGDPVLLLTLYPSLPAPKPIPNDAGEFIFLLDRSGSMDCNTYSPRSRIQSAKETLLLLLKSLPLGCYFNIYGFGTDYESFYPQSVEYSQQTMSESLERLKKVKANLGGTEILKPLKTIYKLPCQEGHPRQLFVFTDGEVGNTEQVIAEVSRHRSSHRCFTFGIGQGASTSLINGMARAAGGSAEFITEKERMQTKLEHSAFPGR
- the LOC121933094 gene encoding von Willebrand factor A domain-containing protein 5A-like isoform X3; translation: MVAYGLLTGSQDPVALRSISVDVVVQGFVADVVSELRYQNEEENPVEVKFVFPMAEEAAVYAFEGLIGGTRIEAQIRKKEKAQEEYEDALIEGREAFLLEREENASDVFTCVLGNLPSDGEATLKLHYVQALAPEPDGAIRFVLPAVLNPRYVPHCSENKSVTTCIPRVPEGQLPYTLSLSATMKSSYGINRIESKCTLDPLRYITEDHTAAQVSLAEGHKFNQDVELLIYYNDVHKPSALVEAGKPGADPGSLMGDPVLLLTLYPSLPAPKPIPNDAGEFIFLLDRSGSMDCNTYSPRSRIQSAKETLLLLLKSLPLGCYFNIYGFGTDYESFYPQSVEYSQQTMSESLERLKKVKANLGGTEILKPLKTIYKLPCQEGHPRQLFVFTDGEVGNTEQVIAEVSRHRSSHRCFTFGIGQGASTSLINGMARAAGGSAEFITEKERMQTKALQSLKKALQPAVTGFSWNWDLPAGLEAVLVGSGPQVIFPGHRCLIYAQIHGQNQSSGSTEGSVVLQYTFQDETLEETMKFSLQVQESDRLPIHRLAAHALLQELEGAAEKDEEKKCLALETSLSSGVVCAQTAFVGVNIERGIPIQEPLLQREVPLEWCYPSKPRLFAKRTKRAAIATVKLESMELEAIKMCVKERDCVLQTVNSPTSEHYSEDDPHAIGFPSSVLWWSVVTQSLVYTVKW
- the LOC121933094 gene encoding von Willebrand factor A domain-containing protein 5A-like isoform X4 — its product is MVAYGLLTGSQDPVALRSISVDVVVQGFVADVVSELRYQNEEENPVEVKFVFPMAEEAAVYAFEGLIGGTRIEAQIRKKEKAQEEYEDALIEGREAFLLEREENASDVFTCVLGNLPSDGEATLKLHYVQALAPEPDGAIRFVLPAVLNPRYVPHCSENKSVTTCIPRVPEGQLPYTLSLSATMKSSYGINRIESKCTLDPLRYITEDHTAAQVSLAEGHKFNQDVELLIYYNDVHKPSALVEAGKPGADPGSLMGDPVLLLTLYPSLPAPKPIPNDAGEFIFLLDRSGSMDCNTYSPRSRIQSAKETLLLLLKSLPLGCYFNIYGFGTDYESFYPQSVEYSQQTMSESLERLKKVKANLGGTEILKPLKTIYKLPCQEGHPRQLFVFTDGEVGNTEQVIAEVSRHRSSHRCFTFGIGQGASTSLINGMARAAGGSAEFITEKERMQTKALQSLKKALQPAVTGFSWNWDLPAGLEAVLVGSGPQVIFPGHRCLIYAQIHGQNQSSGSTEGSVVLQYTFQDETLEETMKFSLQVQESDRLPIHRLAAHALLQELEGAAEKDEEKKCLALETSLSSGVVCAQTAFVGVNIERGIPIQEPLLQREVPLEWCYPSKPRLFAKRTKRAAIATVKLESMELEAIKMCVKERDCVLQTVNSPTSEHYSEDDPHAIGFPSSVN